CGAAGAGCACGTCGGTGGGCCGGCCGGGACGCCGCGTCGCGTCGCTCGGGCCGGACTCCTCGGCGTGGGTCTGCGGCTGCACGTCAGTGACACTAACCGGCCCGTCCCCTGACTCCGGGTCATCCGCGGGGGCCGTGTCGGCGGGCAGCAGCTCGCCCTCCAGGAAGGTGGGGGACAGCCGGTAGACCGGCGCGACCTCGGCGGTCGGGTCGTCGGTGGCCCGGGTCTGGGTGACCCCGGAGAGCCGGACGACGCGGTCCCGGCCGCTGCGCTTGGCGTCGTAGAGCACGCCGTCGGCGGCGGCGAACAGGGTGCGCCGGTCGTCCCCGCGGGCCGCCGAGGCGATGCCCACGCTGATCGTGACCGGCACGTCGATGCCGAGGGCGGACCAGTCGTTGCCCGAGATCGACCGGCGGATCCGCTCCATCGCCCGCTCGCCCTGCTCGGCGGTGGTGTCGGGCAGCAGCACGACGAACTCGTCGCCGGCCCAGCGGCACACCTCGTCGCTGTCGCGCACCCCGTCGACCAGCAGCTGGGCGACGGCGCGGAGCACCGCGTCACCGCCGGGGTGCCCGGCGGCGTCGTTGATGGACTTGAAGTGGTCGATGTCCACCACGGCCAGCGCGGGCGCGGCGCCCGCGGCCAGCAGACCGTCGAGGCGGGCCTCGGCGTAGCGCCGGTTGGGCAGGTGGGTCAGCGGGTCCTCGTAGGCCTGGCGGCGCAGCTGGCCGGCGGCCCGCTCGGTCTCCAGCAGGCTCTTGCGCCGGCCGAACAGCTCGACCCAGCGGGTGCGCCGCTCGTCGACCCGGTCCAGCTCGTCGGCCAGGTAGGCCTGGAGGTAGGGCAGCGCGCGGGCGGCGTCGTCGAGCTCGGCGTGCAGCGTGCACAGCTCGCGCAGTGCGGACCGGCGCAGGCGGGGCAGGCCGTGCTCGGTGGCCAGCGCCAGAGCGTGCGCCAGGTGGTCGTCGGCCGAGCGGACCCGGGCGGTGTCCCCGACCAGGCTGCCGGACCGACGCAGTGCCCGCCCCAGCGCCAGCTCGGCGGAGGCGAGCAGCCCGCGGTCGTCCTCGGAGGTCAGCGCGACGGCCTGCCGCAGCGGGGCGACGGCGGCCGGGCACTCGCCCAGCCCGACCAGCGCCCACCCGTGCACGACCTGGGCCTGGACCCGGCGGGGGTCACCGACCGGCAGCTCGGCCAGCGCCCGGTCGGCCAGCGCCCGGGACTCGGCGAAGTAGGGCCGGGCGTCGTCGGTGCGGGCGTCGTCGAGCAGGTTCTCCCCGACCTCGGCGCACAGCGCGGCCAGGCGGGCGGCGGTGTCCCCCACCAGCGCGGCGGACCCGGCGCCGGGCACGTCGTCGGCCAGCCGGACGGCGGTGTCGTGGGCGCGCCGCTGGTAGTCCAGGGCCAGCGGCATGAGCTCGAGGTCGGCGAGCACCCCGGAGAGGGCGCCCAGGGTGTGCACCAGCAGCGGGCTGACCGGCAGCGCCGGGTCCAGCAGGCTGGCGGCCTCGACCGCCTCGTCCATCGCGGCGTCGGTGCGGCGGGAGAGCAGCTCGATCCGGGCGTGCCGGGCCAGGCCCGCCGCGCGCTGCAGGTCGTCGTCGGAGGCGTCGAAGGCGGCCCGGGCGGAGCGGACCAGCGCGATCGCCAGCGCGGCGTGCGCGGCGGACTCCGAGCGGGTGCCCAGCTCGACGGCCGCGACTGGGGCGTCGTCGGGGGTCTCGGCGGCCTCGAGCAGCTCGGCGACCCCGTCGTGCAGGTCCAGCGGCTCCTCGGTGGCCGAGGCGTCGATCGGGTCACCGAGCAGGGTGAAACCGGCCATCCGCAGCCGCCGGACCAGCAGCTCGGCGCGCAGCGTGTCGGCCCAGGCGCGGGCCAGGGAGGTCAGCGGGGCGCCGGCGGTGGGCGGCACGGAGAGACCGGCGTCGCCGTCGACGTCGGCCAGGAGCGTCTCGGCGAGGTCCAGCTGCCAGTTGGCCAGCGCGGAACTCACCTGCTCGTGCAGGACCCCGGGTGGCACGAGCGCAGAGTGCACGCTGGCGGTGCCGCTGTCACGCACCGGGCCCGGGGCACGCCGGGAGTCCGCCCGTCCGTGCTGTCGGTCGCCCGTCCCGGCACCCGACCGGCGGGGTCGGGGAGCGCTCACGACGACGGCTCGTCGTCGGGTGCGAACGCCCAGCCCGGCGGGCGCTGGGTGCGGGCGCCCAGCAGCTCGTCGACCAGCTCGTCGACCGAGGCGTGCGCGGTCGAGGGCTGCCCCCCGACGCCGGTGTCGCCCGGACCGGTGGCCGGGGCGGGGGTGCCGGTGCGGACCCGGTCGCGGCCGGTGCGCTTGGCGGAGAACAGGTGCAGGTCGGCGCTGTCGAACAGCTGCCGCCAGCTCTGCGGTCCGGTCTGGTCCGGGTGGGTCGTGGCGATGCCGATGCTCACCGTCACCGGTCCGGCGAGGTCCAGCTCGTCCCACGGGCACTCGACGACGGCCACCCGCAGCCGCTCCATGGCGACCACGGCCTGCGCCTCGTGCGCCCCGGGCAGGATCACCAGGAACTCGTCGCCGGCCCAGCGGAAGACCTCGTCGCCGGTGCGGCAGTGCAGCCGGAGCAGGTCGGCCAACCGGCGCAGGACGGCGTCCCCGTGCAGGTGGGAGTTGTCGTCGTTGACCGACTTGAACCGGTCGACGTCGACCACGGCCAGCGAGGCGGTGGTGGTGGTCAGGTCGAGCTCGGCGAGCCGGCGCTCGGCGCTGCGCCGGTTGCCCAGCCCGGTGAGCGGGTCCTCCATGGCGTGCCGGCGCATGAGCGCGGCCTGCCGCTCGGCCTCCCGCAGCCGGCTGCGGCGGACGAACATCTCCGCCCACAGCTCGCGGCTGCGCAGCGCCACCTGGGAGGCCTCGGCCCGGTAGGCCTCCAGCCAGTGCAGGGCCTCGGCGGCCCGGCCCAGCGCGGCGGTGGCCTGGCCGAGCTCGAGCAGGCACTGCCGGTGCCGGCGGCGGTCGCCCACGGCGGCGAACGCGCCGGCCGCGGCGACCAGCAGGTCGGTGGCCTCGTCCGCCAGCCGGACCGATTCGGGTGCCTCGGTGCTCCCGACCCGGGTGGCCTCGCGCTGGGCGGTGCGGGTGAGCAGCCGGGCCAGGGCCAGGTCGGCGTAGCCGAGCAGCCACAGCCCGCCCTCGGCCTCGATCCGGCCACGCACCCGGCGCAGGGCCGGGAGGGTGTCGTCCAGGTCGTCGGCCAGGGTCAACGCCCAGCCGTGGACGACGGCCAGCAGGTCGCTCTCGGCGTCCGGGGGCTCCCAGTCCAGCGCGGTCGCGGCGTGCGAGCAGCGCAGCGCGACCGCGGCCAGCCGGGCAGCACGGACCTCGTCCCCCCGGCGGTGCACGGTCTGGGCCAGCTCGGCGTGCTGCTGGGCGCACAGCCGCAGCAACCGCCAGCGGTCGGCGACCCCGCCCAGCGCGGTGGCGACCCGGTGACCGCGCAGCGCCTGGGCGACCGCGAGCTCCTCCAGGTCGAGCCGGGTGAGGGCCAGGGAGAGCCAGTGGTGGGCCTGGTGCAGCTCGCGGCTGGGGTCGTCGGCGGGCACCTGGTCGGTGAGCAGGCTGGCGTCGACGGCCAGGTGCATGGCGGCGTCGGAGCGGTCGCCGCTGACCTCCAGGTGCGCCAGGTAGGCCAGCGTCAGGGCGCGCTCGGCGTCGGCCGGGCACAGCTCGGTCGCCGCGCGGGCGGCCGCGACCTCGGCGGCTGCGGCCTCAAGGTCGTGGGTGGCCAGCAGGCGGCGGGCGGCGAAGGCGTGCGACCAGGCCACCCAGCGCGGGGTGCCCGCTCCGGTGAGGTCGGCCTCGACGGCGGCCAGGGTGTCCAGGAACGCGTGGGCGTCCTCCCGGTCGCTGGCCTCGAGCAGGGTCCACCGTGCCTGGGCGAGGAAGGCGTCGTCGACGAGGGCCGGGATGCCGGTGCTCACCACGTCCTCCACTCACCTGTGGGTCGCCCGGACGCGCGGGGTCCCCGCGTCCGTGCTCCCGGCCGGTGGCGAGGCAGCTCCCCCCGGGTCGGGGACTGGACCCGACCCGGCCGCACTACCCTCGTCGGATGCCTCAGCAGCACCCGACGCGGTTCGCCTATCTGGGGCCCGAGGGTACCTTCACCGAGGCGGCCCTCCGCAGTCTCGGTGCCTCCTCCGAGGGGGAGCGGCGACCGGCCGCCAGCGTGCCCGCCGCACTGGCCGCGCTGCGCGCCGGTGAGGTCGACGCGGCCTTCGTCCCGATGGAGAACTCGGTCGAGGGATCGGTGTCCCCGACCCTGGACGGACTGGCCGCCGGGGACCCCGTGGTCATCACCGGTGAGGTGTTCCTGGCCGTCGACTTCGTGCTGGCCGTCCGCCCCGGTGTCGGGCTGGACGGGGTGGGCTCGGTGGCCAGCCACCCGCACGCGCTGGCCCAGACCCGCGGCTGGGTGGCCGAGCACCTGCCCGCCGCCGACGTCCTCGCCGCGGCCTCCACCGCCGACGCGGCCCGGCTGGTCGCCGAGGGCGCCTTCGACGCCGCCGTCTGCCCGGCGCTGGCCGCCGAGCGCTACGGCCTGGACGCCGTCGCCACCGGCCTGGCCGACCACCCCGGGGCGGTCACCCGCTTCGTCCAGGTGGAGCTGCCGGGCCGGCTGCCGGCGCCCACGGGGGCGGACAAGACGACCGTGCACTGCGTGGTCACCGACCGGACCGGGGCGCTGCTGGACCTGCTCACCGAGTTCGCCGTCCGCGGGATCAGCCTGACCCGGCTGGAGTCCCGGCCCACCCGGGAGCGGCTGGGCGTCTACTCCTTCTCCCTCGACGTGGAGGGCCACGTCGCCGACGCGCGGATGGGCGACGCGCTGGCCGCGCTGCACCGGCGGTGCGAGGAGGTCCGGTTCCTCGGGTCCTACCCCCGCGACGACGGCCAGGCGCCCAAGCCCGTGCTCGACGCCGACGGCGACCCGGCCTTCGGTGCCGCGGCCGACTGGCTCGCCGACCTGCGCCGGGGCCACTGACCCCGCTGCGCACACCCCGGCTCCGGTCATGGTCACCCAGTGTGCTGCGCCCAGAGCCTGGTGCAACCCCTTCGTCCTCGATCGGTGGACGGACGGGTCCTTCACACGTGCGCTGTGTCACCCACGAGGGTCTCGGCAGCGTCCACCCGGGCGCGGGTGGCCACGGTGGTGCCGCTTAGCACCCCGCCCGGGCTGCGTCGTCCGGGCAGCACGAGGACGGCGAGGAGCAGCACCGCCAGCCACGCGGCGATGACCAGACCGGTCTGCCGCGGGGTGTCGGCCAGGTCCACCAGCACCGCGAGCGGGGCCCAGTGCAGCACCGAGCGCAGCAGCACCCGGACGCGCGGGGCCGCCGTCGTCCCCGTCCGGTCGGCGACGGTCAGCCCCACGGCGGCCTGACCCGGGGTGCTGCGGTGCCGGCCGAGCATGGGGAGCAGGCCGACGAGCAGGACGGGGACGGCGTAGCCCGCGCCCGCGCGCAGGGTGTCGAAGGTGGTGGTGTCCAGGGCGGCGGTACCGGCCACCGCGGCCACCCCGAGGGTCAGGGTCACCGTGGCCAGCCCGGCGGCAGCCACCAGGGCCAGCAGGTCCACGACGACGGCCAGCCCGCGGCGGGGCAGCGTCGGGGGCTCCAGGTCCGCGGCGGGGGCCGGCACCGGGTCGGGCAGCAGCCGGCGGGCCGGGGCGGCCAGCAGACCGCCGATCAGGGCGCCGAGGGTGTTGGTGAGCAGGTCGTCGACGTCGGCCACCCGGTACGGGCAGGGGTAGGCGCCGAGGACCGCCGTCCCCTGGGTGGTCTCGATGCCCAGCGAGACGGCCGCACCCAGCAGCACCGCGGGGAGCAGCCCGATGCCGAAGCGCCAGCGGGCCAGCACGCCGAGCGGCACGAACAGCACGACGTTGAGCAGCACCTGGAGCACGGCCGGGTGGGTCAGGAAGCCCAGCGGGTCGCTGCCGGAGGCGCGGGCCAGGGCGTCCTCGACCGAGCCGAGGGGAACCAGCTGCCAGGTGGCGCTGCGCGAGCAGGCGCCGGGTGGCTCGTCGGGCAGCGGGAACAGGGTGAACGCGACCAGCCCGCAGGCGTAGAGCCCCACCGCGGTCGACACGGCCGCCGGCCAGCCGCGCAGCCGGCCGTACCGGCGGTACTGGGCGGC
This sequence is a window from Geodermatophilaceae bacterium NBWT11. Protein-coding genes within it:
- a CDS encoding diguanylate cyclase gives rise to the protein MSAPRPRRSGAGTGDRQHGRADSRRAPGPVRDSGTASVHSALVPPGVLHEQVSSALANWQLDLAETLLADVDGDAGLSVPPTAGAPLTSLARAWADTLRAELLVRRLRMAGFTLLGDPIDASATEEPLDLHDGVAELLEAAETPDDAPVAAVELGTRSESAAHAALAIALVRSARAAFDASDDDLQRAAGLARHARIELLSRRTDAAMDEAVEAASLLDPALPVSPLLVHTLGALSGVLADLELMPLALDYQRRAHDTAVRLADDVPGAGSAALVGDTAARLAALCAEVGENLLDDARTDDARPYFAESRALADRALAELPVGDPRRVQAQVVHGWALVGLGECPAAVAPLRQAVALTSEDDRGLLASAELALGRALRRSGSLVGDTARVRSADDHLAHALALATEHGLPRLRRSALRELCTLHAELDDAARALPYLQAYLADELDRVDERRTRWVELFGRRKSLLETERAAGQLRRQAYEDPLTHLPNRRYAEARLDGLLAAGAAPALAVVDIDHFKSINDAAGHPGGDAVLRAVAQLLVDGVRDSDEVCRWAGDEFVVLLPDTTAEQGERAMERIRRSISGNDWSALGIDVPVTISVGIASAARGDDRRTLFAAADGVLYDAKRSGRDRVVRLSGVTQTRATDDPTAEVAPVYRLSPTFLEGELLPADTAPADDPESGDGPVSVTDVQPQTHAEESGPSDATRRPGRPTDVLFGDGPAAEPTPAADEQDDAPDEDGAGGFARLLVEPVPGAGGQREQRGRTVRPEPAPRQQATQTPQADVRPPSTSPVVTRQPPATVGPDVIWGTGRSTEQVLALVRDARREFPDRAAVVVRASAETLVALASEHDAYTTMDAAAMAAAVGPLPEVRGRVAVLCASSGDTPVAAEAAFVAKVTGTEVTRVDDVGGSRMRPLLADSSLLTDVDCLVVVAGLDAALATVVAGMTEVPIVAVPTSTGQTSSFGGFGALLTVLNSASPGVVVSNIDNGYAAGVFAARIARRSIPR
- a CDS encoding GGDEF domain-containing protein, producing the protein MPALVDDAFLAQARWTLLEASDREDAHAFLDTLAAVEADLTGAGTPRWVAWSHAFAARRLLATHDLEAAAAEVAAARAATELCPADAERALTLAYLAHLEVSGDRSDAAMHLAVDASLLTDQVPADDPSRELHQAHHWLSLALTRLDLEELAVAQALRGHRVATALGGVADRWRLLRLCAQQHAELAQTVHRRGDEVRAARLAAVALRCSHAATALDWEPPDAESDLLAVVHGWALTLADDLDDTLPALRRVRGRIEAEGGLWLLGYADLALARLLTRTAQREATRVGSTEAPESVRLADEATDLLVAAAGAFAAVGDRRRHRQCLLELGQATAALGRAAEALHWLEAYRAEASQVALRSRELWAEMFVRRSRLREAERQAALMRRHAMEDPLTGLGNRRSAERRLAELDLTTTTASLAVVDVDRFKSVNDDNSHLHGDAVLRRLADLLRLHCRTGDEVFRWAGDEFLVILPGAHEAQAVVAMERLRVAVVECPWDELDLAGPVTVSIGIATTHPDQTGPQSWRQLFDSADLHLFSAKRTGRDRVRTGTPAPATGPGDTGVGGQPSTAHASVDELVDELLGARTQRPPGWAFAPDDEPSS
- the pheA gene encoding prephenate dehydratase, encoding MPQQHPTRFAYLGPEGTFTEAALRSLGASSEGERRPAASVPAALAALRAGEVDAAFVPMENSVEGSVSPTLDGLAAGDPVVITGEVFLAVDFVLAVRPGVGLDGVGSVASHPHALAQTRGWVAEHLPAADVLAAASTADAARLVAEGAFDAAVCPALAAERYGLDAVATGLADHPGAVTRFVQVELPGRLPAPTGADKTTVHCVVTDRTGALLDLLTEFAVRGISLTRLESRPTRERLGVYSFSLDVEGHVADARMGDALAALHRRCEEVRFLGSYPRDDGQAPKPVLDADGDPAFGAAADWLADLRRGH
- a CDS encoding VanZ family protein is translated as MTLWLASAFVAVFLFAGLVAVTFLPWLAAQYRRYGRLRGWPAAVSTAVGLYACGLVAFTLFPLPDEPPGACSRSATWQLVPLGSVEDALARASGSDPLGFLTHPAVLQVLLNVVLFVPLGVLARWRFGIGLLPAVLLGAAVSLGIETTQGTAVLGAYPCPYRVADVDDLLTNTLGALIGGLLAAPARRLLPDPVPAPAADLEPPTLPRRGLAVVVDLLALVAAAGLATVTLTLGVAAVAGTAALDTTTFDTLRAGAGYAVPVLLVGLLPMLGRHRSTPGQAAVGLTVADRTGTTAAPRVRVLLRSVLHWAPLAVLVDLADTPRQTGLVIAAWLAVLLLAVLVLPGRRSPGGVLSGTTVATRARVDAAETLVGDTAHV